From one Plantibacter flavus genomic stretch:
- a CDS encoding ABC transporter permease, producing MTRFILTRLVLLLVGLLAASALIFFTIRVLPGDVAQVIAGTDATPEAVAAIREQLGLGQPVLLQYLDWIGGLLRGDLGNSLITGTPVASELAQKAQVTVPLGIMALVIALAFSVPLGVLAAVRRTRATGVVISFASQGLAAVPVVWAGMMLVLLFAVVLGWLPAQGFPRAGWNDPLAAIRALLLPALTIGVVEGAVLLRFVRSAALDAIGQDYVRTAAAKGLTRSQALIRHGLPNVALSVVTVLGLQIAGLIVGSVIIEQLFTLPGIGRMLVADVGNRDLVKVQGELLVLTGVVLVIGAVVDVVHRLADPRLRERERSA from the coding sequence GTGACCCGCTTCATCCTGACGAGGCTGGTGCTCCTCCTCGTCGGGCTGCTCGCCGCGAGCGCCCTGATCTTCTTCACCATCAGGGTGCTCCCGGGCGACGTCGCCCAGGTCATCGCCGGAACGGACGCGACGCCCGAGGCGGTCGCCGCGATCCGCGAACAGTTGGGACTCGGCCAGCCCGTCCTCCTGCAGTACCTCGACTGGATCGGCGGGTTGCTCCGCGGCGATCTCGGGAACTCGCTCATCACGGGCACCCCCGTCGCCAGCGAACTCGCCCAGAAGGCGCAGGTCACCGTTCCGCTCGGCATCATGGCGCTCGTGATCGCGCTCGCGTTCAGCGTGCCGCTCGGGGTGTTGGCCGCCGTCCGGCGTACCCGCGCGACGGGCGTCGTCATCTCTTTCGCGTCACAGGGGCTCGCCGCCGTCCCGGTCGTCTGGGCCGGCATGATGCTCGTGCTCCTCTTCGCCGTCGTGCTCGGTTGGCTCCCGGCGCAGGGCTTCCCGCGCGCGGGCTGGAACGATCCGCTGGCGGCAATCCGCGCCCTCCTCCTCCCGGCACTCACGATCGGCGTCGTCGAGGGCGCGGTCCTGCTGCGCTTCGTCCGTTCCGCCGCCCTCGACGCGATCGGCCAGGACTACGTCCGGACGGCGGCGGCCAAGGGGCTGACCCGTTCGCAAGCACTCATCCGCCATGGGCTGCCGAACGTGGCCCTCTCGGTCGTCACCGTGCTCGGGCTCCAGATCGCCGGGCTCATCGTCGGCAGCGTCATCATCGAACAGCTCTTCACCCTGCCCGGCATCGGGCGCATGCTCGTCGCCGACGTCGGCAACCGCGACCTCGTGAAAGTGCAGGGCGAGCTTCTCGTCCTCACCGGGGTGGTCCTCGTGATCGGTGCCGTCGTGGACGTCGTCCACCGTCTCGCAGACCCGCGACTCCGAGAACGGGAGCGCAGCGCATGA
- a CDS encoding ABC transporter substrate-binding protein: MRHRQLRRQLLTAAIAVTGAALVLTGCAGPAATPTPDADATLRVGLVLEPSDLNIRTTSGAALDQILIDNVYQGLVSRTEDNQIVDTLAKSHDISADGLTYTFVLRDGVTFHDGAALTAADVVDSITQVQQDPTFVDNVALQKVASITAVDDSTVQLQLTSPDSNLLWTLTGRAGLVLESGATNDLSTTANGTGPFTLKTWKQGDSITFDRNTKYWGDAPKVKEVVFSYIPDASSAVNATLAGELDVQTALDANLKDQITRADGFSITEGKTTDKYTLAFNNQRAPLNDPLVRQALRSAIDHAAIVEAVGGAAVEQYGPIPELDPGYENLSELVKYDPDQAKALLAQAGQENLSLTLTIPSFYGTSVANVLVSEFKAIGVTLTVKSVEFPTWLNDVYTNKDYDLSYVNHVEARDFQNWANPNYYFGYDNAQVQSLYAESVAATDPAVAAQKLKEAAYLVSKDNAADWLYTAITLTVVRDGVTGFPVDSVNSRIDLAKVAVTG, encoded by the coding sequence ATGCGTCATCGTCAGCTGCGTCGTCAGCTCCTCACCGCCGCGATCGCGGTCACCGGCGCCGCCCTCGTCCTCACCGGCTGCGCAGGCCCGGCCGCGACGCCGACGCCCGACGCCGACGCGACCCTGCGGGTCGGTCTCGTCCTGGAGCCCTCCGACCTCAACATCCGCACCACCTCGGGCGCCGCGCTCGACCAGATCCTCATCGACAACGTCTACCAGGGCCTCGTGTCCCGCACCGAGGACAACCAGATCGTCGACACGCTCGCGAAGAGCCACGACATCAGCGCCGACGGTCTCACCTACACCTTCGTCCTCCGCGACGGCGTGACCTTCCACGACGGCGCCGCCCTGACCGCGGCCGACGTCGTCGACTCCATCACCCAGGTGCAGCAGGACCCGACCTTCGTCGACAACGTGGCGCTCCAGAAGGTCGCCTCGATCACGGCCGTCGACGACTCGACCGTGCAGCTGCAGCTCACCTCGCCCGACTCCAACCTGTTGTGGACCCTGACCGGACGCGCAGGACTCGTGCTGGAGTCGGGCGCCACCAACGACCTGTCGACGACCGCCAACGGCACCGGGCCGTTCACGCTGAAGACCTGGAAGCAGGGCGACAGCATCACCTTCGACCGGAACACGAAGTACTGGGGCGACGCTCCGAAGGTCAAGGAGGTCGTCTTCAGCTACATCCCCGACGCCTCCTCCGCCGTCAACGCCACCCTCGCCGGCGAACTCGACGTGCAGACGGCGCTCGACGCGAACCTCAAGGACCAGATCACCCGCGCCGACGGGTTCAGCATCACCGAAGGCAAGACGACCGACAAGTACACCCTCGCCTTCAACAACCAGCGCGCTCCCCTGAACGACCCCCTCGTCCGACAGGCGCTCCGCTCCGCCATCGACCACGCCGCGATCGTCGAGGCCGTCGGCGGCGCCGCGGTCGAGCAGTACGGGCCGATCCCCGAGCTCGACCCGGGCTACGAGAACCTCAGCGAGCTGGTGAAGTACGACCCGGACCAGGCGAAGGCGCTGCTCGCCCAGGCCGGCCAGGAGAACCTGTCGCTGACGCTCACGATCCCGAGCTTCTACGGCACCTCGGTGGCCAACGTCCTCGTGTCCGAGTTCAAGGCCATCGGCGTCACCCTCACCGTGAAGAGCGTCGAGTTCCCGACCTGGCTCAACGACGTCTACACGAACAAGGACTACGACCTCAGCTACGTGAACCACGTCGAGGCGCGCGACTTCCAGAACTGGGCGAACCCGAACTACTACTTCGGCTACGACAACGCGCAGGTCCAGTCGCTCTATGCTGAATCCGTAGCGGCGACCGACCCGGCCGTCGCAGCCCAGAAGCTCAAGGAGGCGGCGTACCTCGTGTCGAAGGACAACGCCGCCGACTGGCTCTACACCGCGATCACCCTCACGGTGGTGCGCGACGGTGTGACCGGCTTCCCCGTGGACTCGGTCAACTCGCGCATCGACCTGGCGAAGGTCGCCGTGACCGGGTGA